A portion of the Micromonospora vinacea genome contains these proteins:
- a CDS encoding sensor histidine kinase encodes MTSVAVPEHPWLLPGELVVPADPGRPRPRRTTRDWIVDSLAFLVSLLWVLFATADALSPDPAMATPLPHDWMTGADALIGLVCCGLLWLRRRWPLGLVVATTPLTLFSLAAAIPLLIFYFTVVVHRRTAIAIAVTGAGLVTNMVFSWLRPDPNWPYWATMSWGVVLSLAVLAWGMFVRARRQLIVSLRERAERAEAEQQLRVTQARHLERTRIAREMHDVLAHRISLLSLHAGALEFRPDAPADEVARAAGVIRGSAHAALQDLREVIGVLRAEDDGAGDAPEPPQPTLADLPALIAESRSAGVRVNVSDSVASPGQVPAALGRAAYRIVQEGLTNARKHAAGAAVTVDVAGGPGNGLTVAIGNRWPVGAPAGGTLPGAGTGLVGISERVTLAGGRLAYGRDDSGDFRLAAWLPWPA; translated from the coding sequence GTGACCAGCGTCGCCGTCCCGGAGCACCCCTGGCTGCTGCCAGGGGAGCTGGTGGTGCCGGCCGACCCTGGGCGTCCGCGTCCGCGTCGCACCACCCGCGACTGGATCGTGGACAGCCTGGCGTTCCTGGTCTCCCTGCTCTGGGTGCTGTTCGCCACCGCCGACGCCCTGTCGCCCGACCCGGCGATGGCCACTCCGCTCCCGCACGACTGGATGACCGGCGCCGACGCCCTGATCGGGCTGGTCTGCTGCGGGCTGCTCTGGTTGCGCCGACGGTGGCCGCTCGGGCTGGTGGTGGCGACGACACCGCTGACCCTGTTCTCGCTGGCCGCCGCCATCCCGCTGTTGATCTTCTACTTCACTGTGGTGGTGCACCGGCGGACCGCCATCGCGATCGCGGTCACCGGTGCGGGTCTGGTCACCAACATGGTCTTCAGTTGGCTGCGCCCGGACCCGAACTGGCCGTACTGGGCCACGATGTCGTGGGGCGTGGTGCTCAGCCTCGCCGTGCTGGCCTGGGGGATGTTCGTCCGGGCCCGCCGGCAGTTGATCGTGTCGTTGCGCGAGCGGGCCGAGCGGGCCGAGGCGGAGCAGCAGCTGCGGGTCACCCAGGCCCGCCACCTCGAACGCACCCGGATCGCCCGGGAGATGCACGACGTGCTGGCCCACCGGATCTCGCTGCTCAGCCTGCACGCGGGTGCGCTGGAGTTCCGCCCGGACGCGCCGGCCGACGAGGTGGCCCGAGCCGCCGGGGTGATCCGGGGCAGCGCGCACGCCGCCCTTCAGGACCTGCGGGAGGTGATCGGGGTGCTCCGAGCCGAGGACGACGGTGCCGGCGACGCCCCCGAGCCGCCGCAGCCCACCCTCGCCGACCTGCCGGCCCTGATCGCCGAGTCGCGGTCGGCCGGGGTGCGGGTGAACGTCAGCGACAGCGTCGCCAGCCCGGGGCAGGTCCCGGCGGCGCTGGGCCGGGCCGCGTACCGGATCGTGCAGGAGGGGCTGACCAACGCCCGTAAGCACGCGGCCGGCGCGGCCGTCACCGTGGACGTGGCCGGCGGGCCGGGCAACGGTCTGACAGTGGCGATCGGCAACCGGTGGCCGGTCGGCGCACCGGCCGGCGGCACGCTGCCGGGTGCTGGCACCGGCCTGGTCGGCATCAGTGAACGGGTGACCCTGGCCGGCGGGCGGCTCGCCTACGGTCGGGACGACAGCGGTGACTTCCGGCTGGCCGCCTGGTTGCCGTGGCCGGCGTGA
- a CDS encoding pentapeptide repeat-containing protein gives MPELTEDVTFRDEDWYGEELTDRHFVGCEFFRVDLTEALSRGAVFTGCTFGNVAFNASRHVDSAFTRCVFRRCNFFEAEFTGCKMVGSTFTECDLRPLTVDGGDWSFAALPGADLRGVRLTGVRMREVDLTRANLTGATVTSVDLSGAQLTNVRLGGADLRGSDLTALDPTVVERAGAIIDVEQAVVVAQLLGFRIG, from the coding sequence ATGCCGGAGTTGACCGAGGACGTGACCTTCCGCGACGAGGACTGGTACGGCGAGGAGTTGACCGACCGGCACTTCGTGGGCTGCGAGTTCTTCAGGGTGGACCTGACCGAGGCGCTGAGCAGAGGCGCGGTCTTCACCGGGTGCACGTTCGGCAACGTGGCGTTCAACGCCTCCCGGCACGTCGACTCCGCCTTCACCCGTTGCGTCTTTCGGCGGTGCAACTTCTTCGAGGCCGAGTTCACCGGCTGCAAGATGGTCGGCAGCACCTTCACCGAGTGCGATCTGCGTCCGTTGACGGTGGACGGCGGTGACTGGTCCTTCGCCGCGCTGCCCGGTGCCGACCTGCGTGGCGTTCGGCTGACCGGGGTGCGCATGCGCGAGGTGGACCTCACCCGGGCCAACCTCACCGGTGCTACCGTCACCAGTGTCGATCTTTCCGGCGCGCAGCTGACCAACGTCCGGCTCGGCGGCGCCGACCTGCGGGGCAGTGATCTCACCGCGCTCGACCCGACGGTCGTCGAACGGGCCGGCGCCATCATCGACGTCGAGCAGGCAGTGGTCGTCGCGCAGTTGCTGGGCTTCCGGATCGGCTGA
- a CDS encoding response regulator transcription factor, giving the protein MVAVAGVNNTAGPPDPTGPTGAAGPPVRVLIVDDDALVRAGLSMILGGLPDLIVVGEAADGGEVPAAVTAYAPDVVLMDIRMPRVDGLSATEALRAQPHPPEVLVLTTFDADEQVLRALRAGAAGFLLKDTPPAEIVRAVRRVAAGEATLSPTVTRTLIAHVTAAAPGPVGPDPRRERALRLLTGLSERERQVAVALGRGHTNAEIAGELFMSVATVKAYVSRLLTRLELNNRVQVALLVHDAGLV; this is encoded by the coding sequence CTGGTTGCCGTGGCCGGCGTGAACAACACTGCCGGGCCGCCGGACCCGACCGGGCCCACCGGCGCAGCCGGGCCGCCGGTGCGCGTGCTGATCGTGGACGACGACGCGTTGGTCCGGGCCGGGCTCTCAATGATCCTCGGCGGACTGCCGGACCTGATCGTGGTCGGCGAGGCGGCCGACGGTGGCGAAGTGCCGGCGGCCGTCACCGCGTACGCCCCGGACGTGGTGCTGATGGACATCCGAATGCCCCGGGTCGACGGGCTGAGCGCCACCGAGGCGCTGCGTGCCCAGCCGCACCCGCCGGAGGTGCTGGTGCTGACCACCTTCGACGCCGACGAGCAGGTGTTGCGGGCGCTCCGTGCCGGGGCGGCCGGGTTCCTGCTCAAGGACACCCCACCGGCGGAGATCGTGCGCGCCGTACGTCGGGTCGCGGCGGGCGAGGCGACGCTCTCCCCGACGGTGACCCGGACGCTGATCGCCCACGTGACAGCGGCCGCCCCCGGCCCGGTCGGCCCGGACCCGCGTCGGGAACGGGCGCTTCGGCTGCTCACCGGGCTCAGTGAGCGGGAGCGGCAGGTGGCGGTCGCGCTGGGGCGCGGCCACACCAACGCGGAGATCGCGGGGGAGTTGTTCATGAGCGTGGCGACGGTGAAGGCGTACGTCTCCCGGCTGCTGACCCGACTGGAACTCAACAACCGGGTCCAGGTGGCGCTGCTCGTGCACGACGCCGGCCTCGTCTGA
- a CDS encoding MIP/aquaporin family protein, with product MSDFRRYAAEFLGTLLLVFFGVGSAVAARVQGGVVVVALAFGFVMVALVYTIGPLSGSHVNPAVTLGVLLSGKISLVGAVAYWIAQFVGATVAGFVLWALTRWGDVADQTGALGTNGYGAHINRGGAAVLEVVLTFLFVLVVLVVTSRSENPGTAGLAIGLALAVTQLVGVTLTGAAVNPARAFGPAVFEGGVALRQLWVFIVFPLLGGALAALVAPMVMGAQRHYWGGHEKSVGGPK from the coding sequence ATGAGCGACTTCCGTCGGTATGCGGCCGAGTTCCTCGGCACCCTGTTGTTGGTGTTCTTCGGTGTGGGCAGCGCCGTCGCCGCACGGGTTCAGGGCGGCGTGGTGGTGGTGGCGCTGGCCTTCGGGTTCGTGATGGTGGCCCTCGTCTACACGATCGGCCCACTCTCCGGCAGCCACGTCAACCCAGCGGTGACGCTCGGTGTGCTGCTCTCCGGAAAGATCTCACTGGTCGGGGCGGTGGCCTACTGGATCGCGCAGTTCGTCGGAGCGACAGTGGCGGGCTTCGTACTCTGGGCGCTCACCCGTTGGGGTGACGTCGCGGACCAGACCGGGGCCTTGGGCACCAACGGTTACGGCGCGCACATCAACCGGGGCGGCGCGGCAGTGCTGGAAGTCGTCCTGACCTTCCTCTTCGTGCTGGTCGTGCTGGTGGTGACCAGTCGGAGTGAAAATCCGGGCACCGCCGGGCTGGCCATCGGCCTGGCCCTCGCCGTGACCCAACTGGTGGGTGTGACGCTGACCGGCGCGGCGGTCAATCCGGCCCGCGCGTTCGGCCCGGCGGTCTTCGAGGGCGGCGTGGCCCTGCGGCAGCTCTGGGTGTTCATCGTCTTCCCGCTGCTCGGCGGGGCGCTCGCCGCGTTGGTCGCGCCGATGGTCATGGGGGCGCAGCGGCACTACTGGGGTGGTCACGAGAAATCGGTCGGCGGGCCGAAATAA
- a CDS encoding serine hydrolase domain-containing protein has translation MSVARSKDPDQIGFDAARLARIDEHFGRYVDDGRLAGWQVVVTRGGEVAHSSTYGLRDRESGAPVEADTLWRIYSMTKPVTSVAAMMLWEEGRFELTDEISRWLPEFADVRVYSKGSALKPYTVPAVEPIRVWHLLTHTAGLTYGFMQTSVVDGLYRAAGYDLYPPADVDLASACAAFGELPLLFQPGSAWGYSVATDVLGRLVEVISGQSLDAFFADRIFGPLGMTDTRWWVEGDEADRLAALYVPEPRSGRAVRYDSLGSLAFSKPALLSGGGGLISSAADYHRFTSMLLRGGELDGVRLLGPRTVRFMTRNHLPGGQDLGTLSTGGFAETTLDGIGFGLGFAVVDDPIPSRVPSSVGEFYWGGVASTAFWVDPAEEITALLFTQLMPSSTYPLRSQLRQLVYAALVD, from the coding sequence GTGAGTGTGGCTCGGAGCAAGGACCCGGATCAGATCGGTTTCGACGCGGCGCGGCTGGCGCGGATCGACGAGCACTTCGGTCGGTACGTCGACGACGGCCGGCTGGCCGGTTGGCAGGTGGTGGTCACCCGTGGCGGCGAGGTGGCGCACTCCTCGACGTACGGGCTGCGCGACAGGGAGTCGGGCGCACCGGTCGAGGCCGACACCCTCTGGCGGATCTACTCGATGACCAAGCCGGTCACCTCGGTCGCGGCGATGATGCTGTGGGAGGAGGGCCGGTTCGAGCTGACCGACGAGATCAGCCGCTGGCTCCCCGAGTTCGCCGACGTGCGGGTCTACTCCAAGGGGTCGGCGCTCAAGCCGTACACGGTTCCGGCGGTCGAGCCGATCCGGGTCTGGCACCTGCTCACCCACACCGCCGGCCTGACGTACGGCTTCATGCAGACCTCGGTGGTCGACGGGCTCTACCGGGCCGCCGGCTACGACCTGTACCCGCCGGCGGACGTCGACCTGGCCAGCGCCTGCGCGGCATTCGGCGAGTTGCCGCTGTTGTTCCAGCCCGGCTCGGCGTGGGGCTACTCCGTCGCCACCGACGTGCTCGGCCGACTCGTCGAGGTGATCTCCGGGCAGAGCCTCGACGCGTTCTTCGCCGACCGGATCTTCGGCCCGCTGGGCATGACCGACACCCGCTGGTGGGTGGAGGGCGACGAGGCCGACCGGCTGGCCGCGCTCTACGTCCCGGAACCGCGCAGTGGCCGGGCCGTCCGCTACGACAGCCTCGGGTCGCTCGCGTTCAGCAAGCCGGCGCTGCTCTCCGGCGGCGGCGGGTTGATCTCCAGTGCCGCCGACTACCACCGCTTCACGTCGATGCTGTTGCGTGGCGGCGAACTGGACGGCGTCCGCCTACTCGGGCCGCGCACCGTGCGGTTCATGACCCGCAACCACCTGCCCGGCGGTCAGGACCTGGGCACCCTCTCCACCGGCGGCTTCGCCGAGACCACCCTGGACGGGATCGGCTTCGGCCTCGGCTTCGCGGTGGTCGACGACCCGATCCCCAGCCGGGTGCCGAGCAGCGTCGGCGAGTTCTACTGGGGCGGGGTGGCCAGCACCGCGTTCTGGGTCGACCCGGCCGAGGAGATCACCGCGCTGCTGTTCACGCAGCTGATGCCGTCGAGCACCTATCCGCTCCGCTCCCAGCTGCGCCAGCTCGTCTACGCCGCCCTGGTCGACTGA
- a CDS encoding ATP-binding protein: protein MRGRRRVGKSRLVEEFVERAEVPYLFFTASAQPTVAAELALFVEEAAASTLSGAQILREQQPQTWDAALTLLAAALPSDRPSVVVLDEMPYLVAGDPGFEGTLQKVFDRELSRRPVLLICVGSDLAMMEALNDYGRPFHQRATEMVIPPLSPADVSDMLGLSAADAFDAYLVSGGLPLILDEWPTGASVHEYLTDAVRDPTSALLVSGERALAAEFPPQSQAGLVLRAIGSGERTFSLISRAAGDLPQASLNRALRLLTQKRAVEVTVPLSTKLSRETRYAVADPYLRFWLSFLGPHLSEIERGRGDLTLDRIDRSWTSWRGRAIEPVVREALRRLPSDHLPAEAATIGGYWTRTNDPEIDIVGADRAPVARSISFVGSVKWQENRPFDAHDLGRLLLHRSQLPGADESVPVVAVSRSGTAVDGIRVLSAEDLLTAYRN, encoded by the coding sequence ATGCGCGGTCGGCGGCGGGTGGGCAAGTCCCGACTGGTCGAGGAGTTCGTGGAGCGGGCCGAGGTGCCGTACCTCTTCTTCACCGCCTCGGCGCAGCCGACCGTCGCAGCCGAGCTCGCCCTCTTCGTGGAGGAGGCGGCCGCCTCGACACTGTCGGGTGCGCAGATCCTTCGGGAGCAGCAACCACAGACCTGGGACGCCGCGCTGACCCTGCTCGCCGCCGCGCTGCCGTCCGACCGGCCGAGCGTCGTCGTCCTGGACGAGATGCCGTACCTCGTCGCGGGCGACCCGGGTTTCGAGGGAACGTTGCAGAAGGTCTTCGATCGCGAGTTGTCCCGGCGACCGGTCCTCCTGATCTGCGTCGGATCGGACCTGGCCATGATGGAAGCCCTCAACGACTACGGCCGGCCGTTCCACCAGCGAGCCACGGAGATGGTCATTCCGCCGCTGAGCCCGGCCGACGTCAGCGACATGCTCGGCCTGTCCGCCGCCGACGCGTTCGACGCCTACCTGGTGTCCGGCGGTCTGCCGCTGATCCTCGACGAGTGGCCGACCGGTGCATCCGTCCACGAGTATCTGACCGACGCGGTACGGGATCCGACCTCTGCCCTGCTGGTCAGCGGCGAGCGGGCACTGGCGGCGGAGTTCCCGCCCCAGTCCCAGGCGGGTCTGGTGCTGCGGGCCATCGGCTCCGGTGAGCGGACCTTCTCGCTGATCTCCCGCGCGGCAGGGGACCTTCCGCAGGCGTCCCTCAACCGCGCCCTGCGCCTGCTGACCCAGAAACGGGCCGTGGAGGTCACCGTTCCGCTGTCGACCAAGCTGTCGCGGGAGACCCGGTACGCGGTGGCCGATCCGTACCTGCGTTTCTGGTTGTCGTTCCTGGGGCCACACCTCTCCGAGATCGAGCGGGGACGGGGTGACCTGACCCTGGACCGGATCGACCGGTCGTGGACGTCCTGGCGAGGGCGAGCCATCGAACCTGTCGTCCGGGAGGCGCTGCGCCGGCTGCCCAGTGACCATCTACCGGCGGAGGCGGCGACGATCGGCGGCTACTGGACCCGGACCAACGACCCGGAGATCGACATAGTCGGCGCCGACCGTGCACCCGTCGCTCGGAGCATCAGCTTCGTCGGATCAGTCAAGTGGCAGGAGAACCGACCCTTTGACGCGCATGACCTGGGCCGACTGCTCCTGCACCGGTCCCAGCTTCCCGGCGCCGACGAATCGGTGCCGGTCGTCGCGGTGTCGCGCAGCGGCACTGCCGTCGACGGCATCCGGGTGCTGTCGGCGGAGGATCTGCTTACCGCGTACCGGAATTGA
- a CDS encoding PPOX class F420-dependent oxidoreductase: protein MARSIARNTRVDRDGLLDFVRPRHRVLLMTTRADGRPQSSPVSAGVDSQGRLVVSTYPERAKVSNIRRDPRVSACVLSDDWNGPWVQLDGTAEVLDLPEALEPLVEYFRSISGEHPDWDDYRAAMVRQGKSLIRVTIDAWGPIATGGFPARLAD, encoded by the coding sequence ATGGCACGCAGCATCGCAAGGAACACCCGGGTCGACCGGGATGGCCTGCTCGACTTCGTCCGGCCGCGACACCGCGTCCTGCTGATGACCACCCGGGCCGACGGGCGCCCGCAGTCCTCCCCGGTCTCCGCCGGGGTCGACAGCCAGGGGCGGCTGGTCGTCTCCACCTACCCCGAGCGGGCAAAGGTGAGCAACATCCGCCGCGACCCCCGGGTCTCGGCCTGCGTGCTCAGCGACGACTGGAACGGCCCCTGGGTGCAGCTCGACGGCACCGCCGAGGTGCTGGACCTGCCCGAGGCGTTGGAGCCGCTGGTCGAGTACTTCCGCAGCATCTCCGGCGAGCACCCGGACTGGGACGACTACCGGGCGGCGATGGTGCGCCAGGGCAAGTCGTTGATCCGGGTCACCATCGACGCCTGGGGTCCGATCGCCACCGGCGGCTTCCCGGCCCGCCTCGCCGACTGA
- a CDS encoding NAD(P)-dependent oxidoreductase — MSTIVVFGAGGTAGSRVVAEAVDRGHRVIAAVRRPEATSYLPAGVRTVTGDATSERSVRELAPDADALVVAIGGGERELWRNAAENLVTTLRGMPAAPRIIHLGGGSTLLTPGGTRILDEPDFPAEYRDSALGQADALDYYRTAADGVSWTYVSPPPLEFHPGARTGHYRTGTDQPVTDAQGRSVLTYEDLAVAIIDEIEQPQHQNARFTAAY; from the coding sequence GTGAGCACCATCGTCGTGTTTGGCGCGGGCGGCACCGCCGGTTCGCGGGTCGTTGCCGAAGCGGTCGACCGGGGGCACCGGGTGATCGCCGCCGTCCGCCGCCCGGAGGCCACCTCGTACCTGCCGGCCGGGGTGCGGACGGTCACCGGCGACGCGACCAGCGAGCGGAGTGTCCGGGAGCTGGCGCCGGACGCCGACGCGCTGGTCGTGGCGATCGGCGGCGGCGAGCGCGAGCTGTGGCGGAACGCGGCGGAGAACCTGGTGACCACGCTGCGCGGGATGCCGGCCGCACCGCGGATCATCCACTTGGGCGGCGGGTCCACCCTGCTCACCCCCGGTGGCACCCGCATCCTCGACGAGCCGGACTTCCCAGCGGAGTACCGGGATTCGGCGCTCGGTCAGGCGGACGCGCTGGACTATTACCGCACCGCCGCCGACGGGGTGAGCTGGACGTACGTCTCGCCACCCCCGCTGGAGTTCCACCCCGGCGCGCGTACCGGGCACTACCGCACCGGCACCGACCAGCCGGTCACCGATGCTCAGGGCCGCTCGGTGCTCACCTACGAGGACCTGGCGGTGGCGATCATCGACGAGATCGAGCAGCCGCAGCACCAGAACGCCCGCTTTACCGCCGCGTACTGA
- the dacB gene encoding D-alanyl-D-alanine carboxypeptidase/D-alanyl-D-alanine endopeptidase encodes MHRRHFPRALALLALVATAATAGAPGATAESPTPATTHLRATIDTILADTRLTGAQASVVVVDTSTGQTLYDRNGDRRLVPASNTKLLTSTAALELLGPGHRFSTDVRTSGKRRAGLLSGNLYLRGGGDPTMLAADYDALAAKVAADGVRVVTGNLVADDTRYDRARLGPDWTWDDEPYYYAAQVSALTVAPDTDYDAGTLIVHAAPADRAGAPPVVTTTPATGYVRVDNRAQTVSDGETSISIEREHGGNTVVVTGQIAVGDEPASDWVTVWEPTGYAADVFRAALHRHGVRVLGRTVLGQPTPETAHPVARHDSMSLGELMTPFLKLSNNGHAEVLTKEIGRVLSGSGTWTAGLTAISEYVADTGMDTGRLRQRDGSGLSRRNLVPAAEFVDLLSAVRAEPWFATWYAALPIAGQPERFVGGTLRSRMAGTPAAGNVHAKTGSLTGVSGLSGYVTSADGRLLAFSILLNNYLTASVKPLEDQIAVALAGFREGAASTARVAAPTVPATPRTPEGVECSWVKPITC; translated from the coding sequence ATGCATCGCCGTCACTTTCCCCGGGCCCTCGCGCTGCTCGCACTGGTCGCCACCGCGGCCACCGCCGGAGCGCCCGGTGCCACGGCCGAGTCGCCCACCCCCGCGACGACCCACCTGCGCGCCACCATCGACACGATCCTCGCCGACACCCGGCTGACCGGTGCGCAGGCGTCGGTGGTCGTGGTCGACACCAGCACGGGACAGACGCTCTACGACCGCAACGGCGACCGCCGGCTGGTGCCGGCGTCCAACACCAAGCTGCTGACCTCGACCGCGGCCCTTGAGCTGCTCGGCCCCGGCCACCGCTTCAGCACCGACGTACGCACCAGCGGCAAACGCCGCGCGGGCCTGCTCTCCGGCAACCTCTACCTGCGCGGTGGGGGCGACCCGACCATGCTCGCCGCCGACTACGACGCGCTCGCCGCGAAGGTCGCCGCCGACGGCGTCCGGGTGGTCACCGGAAACCTGGTCGCCGACGACACCCGCTACGACCGCGCCCGACTCGGGCCCGACTGGACCTGGGACGACGAGCCCTACTACTACGCCGCCCAGGTCTCCGCCCTGACCGTCGCCCCGGACACCGACTACGACGCGGGCACGCTGATCGTGCACGCCGCACCGGCCGACCGCGCCGGCGCCCCGCCGGTGGTCACCACCACCCCCGCCACCGGGTACGTCCGCGTCGACAACCGCGCCCAGACGGTCAGCGACGGCGAGACCTCGATCTCCATCGAGCGCGAGCACGGCGGCAACACCGTCGTGGTGACCGGTCAGATCGCCGTCGGCGACGAGCCGGCCAGCGACTGGGTCACCGTCTGGGAACCCACCGGCTACGCGGCCGACGTGTTCCGGGCGGCGCTGCACCGACACGGCGTGCGGGTGCTCGGCCGGACCGTGCTCGGCCAGCCCACCCCGGAGACGGCCCACCCGGTGGCGCGCCACGACTCGATGAGCCTGGGTGAGCTGATGACGCCGTTCCTCAAGCTGTCCAACAACGGGCACGCCGAGGTGTTGACCAAGGAGATCGGTCGGGTGCTCTCCGGCTCGGGCACCTGGACGGCCGGACTCACCGCGATCAGCGAGTACGTCGCCGACACGGGAATGGACACCGGAAGACTGCGGCAGCGTGACGGCTCAGGGTTGTCCCGACGCAACCTGGTCCCGGCGGCGGAGTTCGTCGACCTGCTGAGCGCCGTCCGCGCCGAACCGTGGTTCGCGACCTGGTACGCGGCACTGCCGATCGCCGGCCAGCCTGAGCGGTTCGTCGGCGGCACCCTGCGCAGCCGGATGGCCGGCACCCCCGCCGCGGGCAACGTGCACGCCAAGACCGGCAGCCTGACGGGTGTCTCCGGGCTCTCCGGCTACGTCACCAGCGCCGATGGTCGCCTGCTGGCGTTCTCCATCCTGCTGAACAACTACCTGACGGCGTCGGTGAAGCCGCTGGAGGACCAGATCGCCGTGGCGCTGGCCGGTTTCCGCGAGGGTGCGGCGTCGACGGCACGGGTGGCCGCGCCGACGGTGCCCGCGACGCCGCGCACCCCGGAGGGCGTCGAGTGTTCCTGGGTCAAACCGATCACCTGCTGA
- a CDS encoding DUF6642 family protein, with amino-acid sequence MARGGVFCVEGQWHRDLNERGSVLPTLELLERLGKIRFIHKDAATRDELFYFLDRWLLKQYADHRVGFFAMHGEPSRLCLTDWQSVELNEVAELMAGRAEGRRLYFGSCSVLRASDAVLREFLEVTGAALICGFTREVDWVESAAFETVLLDVLANGQRHNAAELRMGSAHWAPLASYLGFRVIYANGRAWRPSGRPRVPTQAVRRAAVRPR; translated from the coding sequence GTGGCACGCGGTGGCGTCTTCTGTGTCGAGGGTCAGTGGCACCGTGACCTCAACGAGCGGGGTTCGGTGCTGCCCACCCTGGAGCTGCTGGAGCGGCTGGGCAAGATCCGCTTCATCCACAAGGACGCGGCCACCCGCGACGAGCTGTTCTACTTCCTGGACCGTTGGCTGCTCAAGCAGTACGCCGACCACCGGGTCGGCTTCTTCGCCATGCACGGCGAGCCGAGCCGGCTCTGCCTCACCGACTGGCAGTCGGTGGAGTTGAACGAGGTGGCTGAGCTGATGGCCGGCCGCGCCGAGGGGCGTCGACTCTATTTCGGTAGCTGCTCGGTGCTGCGCGCCTCGGATGCGGTGCTGCGCGAGTTCCTGGAGGTCACCGGGGCCGCTCTGATCTGCGGTTTCACCCGGGAAGTCGACTGGGTCGAATCGGCTGCCTTCGAAACCGTCCTTCTCGACGTGCTCGCCAACGGCCAGCGACACAACGCCGCCGAGCTGCGGATGGGCTCCGCCCACTGGGCGCCGCTCGCGTCGTACCTCGGTTTTCGGGTCATCTACGCCAACGGTCGGGCCTGGCGTCCGTCCGGTCGCCCACGGGTGCCGACCCAGGCGGTGCGCCGCGCCGCGGTCCGACCCCGCTGA
- a CDS encoding D-Ala-D-Ala carboxypeptidase family metallohydrolase, protein MRVNTLKRVAVAFALALPGAAIATVIAAPAAHADGCYTWNRTLTQGRSGDDVRQLQIRVAGWAGNRDIVENDGRYGPKTAAAVKRFQQAYGLRADGIAGPQTFAKLYQLQDNDCTPAHFSYGELDNGCGGSGWSGGPLSANQTKQNALRTMWKLEALRKSLGDKPLNVSSGFRSRACNNQVGGASDSQHLYGNAADVTSRTSSLCQVARNARNNGFSGIYGPGYPDHDDHVHVDSRRENNSDRSSNTTSWSAPDCGVGN, encoded by the coding sequence GTGCGCGTAAACACCTTGAAGCGGGTCGCCGTCGCATTCGCCCTGGCACTGCCCGGGGCCGCAATCGCCACGGTGATCGCCGCACCGGCGGCGCACGCGGACGGCTGTTACACCTGGAACCGCACCCTCACCCAGGGGCGCTCCGGCGACGACGTCCGCCAGTTGCAGATCCGGGTCGCCGGGTGGGCCGGCAACCGGGACATCGTGGAGAACGACGGGCGCTATGGGCCGAAGACCGCGGCCGCGGTCAAGCGGTTCCAGCAGGCGTACGGGCTGCGCGCCGACGGCATCGCCGGCCCACAGACCTTCGCCAAGCTGTACCAACTCCAGGACAACGACTGCACACCCGCGCACTTCAGCTACGGCGAGCTGGACAACGGGTGCGGCGGGAGCGGGTGGAGCGGCGGCCCGCTGTCGGCGAACCAGACCAAGCAGAACGCGCTGCGCACCATGTGGAAGCTCGAGGCGCTGCGCAAGAGCCTCGGCGACAAGCCGCTCAACGTGTCCAGCGGATTCCGCAGTCGCGCCTGCAACAACCAGGTCGGCGGTGCGTCCGACAGCCAACACCTGTACGGCAACGCGGCCGACGTGACCTCACGGACGTCCTCGCTGTGCCAGGTCGCCCGCAACGCCCGCAACAACGGCTTCAGCGGTATCTACGGGCCGGGCTACCCCGACCACGACGACCACGTGCACGTCGACTCGCGTCGGGAGAACAACAGCGACCGCAGCTCGAACACGACGAGTTGGTCCGCCCCGGACTGCGGCGTCGGCAACTGA